A portion of the Krasilnikovia cinnamomea genome contains these proteins:
- a CDS encoding glycoside hydrolase family 65 protein, whose product MIRERAYPVDPWHIRETRLDLDLLAQSESVFALSNGHIGIRGNLEEGEPHGLPGTYLNSFYELRPLPYAEAGYGFPESGQTMINVTNAKLMRLLVDDEPLDVRYGDLRSHERVLDLRAGTLERTAEWVSPSGQAIRIRTVRLVSFTQRAVVAFLYEVEPLHASARLILQSELVANEQLPPMSKDPRVAAVLDHPLQAEEMLEQRTGGLLVHRTKASDLRMAAAMEHLVEAPGRHAVTTEGHPDWLRTTVACKLEPGQRLRVVKLAAYGWSSNRSLPAVRDQVGAALASARLDGWDGLVEAQREYLDQFWDHSDVKVEGDPEVQQAVRFGLFHTLQAGARAEQRPIGSKGLTGPGYDGHTFWDAETFVLPALTYTQPSAAADVLRWRHSTLDLARERAQTLGLQGAAFPWRTIRGQECSAYWPAGTAGFHIGADIADAVRRYVQATGDLDFEREIGLELLVETARLWRSLGHHDRHGRFHIDGVTGPDEYTAVVDDNVYTNLMAQQNMFAAADACQRHPEVARRLGVDEEESASWRDAAASVHIPYDRELGVHQQSEGFTRLQEWDFENTPPEAYPLLLNYPYFDLYRKQVIKQADLVMAMYVRGDAFTPEEKARNFAYYEARTVRDSSLSACIQAVLAAEVGHLELAHDYLGEAALMDLHDLHRNARDGVHVASLAGSWIALVAGLGGMRDFNGQLSFAPRLPSRINRLDFSLLWHGKRLRVDVTPEEVTYSLRNGGGAARLELVHHGKEIEVTQVKPVTVPIPEAPPIGAAPRQPAGRAPVRRVGAGG is encoded by the coding sequence GTGATCCGTGAACGGGCCTATCCCGTCGACCCTTGGCACATCCGGGAGACGCGACTGGACCTGGACCTGCTGGCCCAGTCCGAGTCGGTCTTCGCGCTGTCCAACGGCCACATCGGGATACGCGGGAATCTCGAGGAGGGCGAGCCGCACGGCCTGCCCGGCACGTACCTGAACTCGTTCTACGAGCTGCGGCCGCTGCCGTACGCCGAGGCGGGGTACGGCTTCCCCGAGTCCGGCCAGACGATGATCAACGTGACGAACGCCAAGCTGATGCGGCTGCTCGTCGACGACGAACCCCTCGACGTCCGGTACGGCGACCTGCGCTCCCACGAGCGCGTCCTCGACCTGCGCGCCGGGACCCTGGAACGCACCGCCGAATGGGTGTCGCCCTCCGGGCAGGCGATCCGGATCCGCACCGTCCGGCTGGTCTCCTTCACCCAGCGCGCCGTCGTCGCGTTCCTGTACGAGGTCGAGCCGCTGCACGCCTCGGCCCGGCTGATCCTGCAGTCGGAGCTGGTCGCCAACGAGCAGCTGCCGCCCATGAGCAAGGACCCGCGGGTCGCCGCGGTGCTGGATCACCCGCTGCAGGCCGAGGAGATGCTGGAGCAGCGCACCGGCGGCCTGCTGGTGCACCGCACGAAGGCCAGCGATCTGCGGATGGCCGCGGCGATGGAGCACCTCGTGGAGGCGCCCGGCCGGCACGCGGTCACCACCGAGGGCCACCCGGACTGGCTGCGCACCACGGTGGCCTGCAAGCTCGAACCGGGCCAGCGGCTGCGCGTGGTCAAGCTCGCCGCGTACGGGTGGTCCAGCAACCGCTCGCTGCCCGCCGTCCGCGACCAGGTCGGCGCCGCGCTGGCCAGTGCCCGGCTGGACGGCTGGGACGGCCTGGTCGAGGCCCAGCGCGAATACCTGGACCAGTTCTGGGACCACTCCGACGTCAAGGTCGAGGGCGACCCGGAGGTGCAGCAGGCGGTGCGCTTCGGGCTGTTCCACACGCTGCAGGCCGGTGCCCGCGCCGAGCAGCGGCCGATCGGCTCGAAAGGTCTGACCGGCCCGGGGTACGACGGGCACACGTTCTGGGACGCCGAGACGTTCGTGCTGCCCGCGCTGACCTACACCCAGCCCTCCGCGGCGGCCGACGTGCTGCGCTGGCGGCACTCGACCCTGGACCTGGCCCGGGAGCGGGCGCAGACCCTGGGGCTGCAGGGCGCCGCGTTCCCGTGGCGCACGATCCGCGGCCAGGAGTGCTCGGCGTACTGGCCCGCGGGCACGGCCGGGTTCCACATCGGGGCGGACATCGCCGACGCGGTGCGCCGGTACGTGCAGGCCACCGGCGACCTCGACTTCGAGCGCGAGATCGGGCTGGAGCTGCTGGTCGAGACGGCCCGGTTGTGGCGCTCGCTGGGCCACCACGACCGGCACGGCCGGTTCCACATCGACGGGGTCACCGGGCCGGACGAGTACACGGCCGTGGTCGACGACAACGTCTACACCAACCTGATGGCGCAGCAGAACATGTTCGCCGCCGCCGACGCCTGCCAGCGGCACCCGGAGGTGGCCCGCAGGCTGGGGGTGGACGAGGAGGAGTCGGCGTCGTGGCGGGACGCGGCCGCCTCCGTGCACATCCCGTACGACCGGGAGCTGGGGGTGCACCAGCAATCGGAGGGCTTCACCCGGCTACAGGAGTGGGACTTCGAGAACACCCCGCCGGAGGCGTACCCGCTGCTGCTGAACTACCCGTACTTCGACCTGTACCGCAAGCAGGTGATCAAGCAGGCGGATCTGGTCATGGCGATGTACGTGCGCGGCGACGCGTTCACCCCGGAGGAGAAGGCCCGCAACTTCGCGTACTACGAGGCCCGGACCGTCCGCGACTCGTCGCTGTCGGCCTGCATCCAGGCGGTCCTGGCCGCCGAGGTGGGGCACCTGGAGCTGGCCCACGACTATCTCGGCGAGGCCGCCCTGATGGACCTGCACGACCTGCACCGCAACGCCCGCGACGGGGTGCACGTGGCGTCCCTGGCGGGGTCGTGGATCGCGCTGGTCGCCGGGCTGGGCGGGATGCGGGACTTCAACGGTCAGCTGTCGTTCGCGCCCCGGCTGCCGAGCCGGATCAACCGGCTCGACTTCTCGCTGCTCTGGCACGGCAAGCGGCTGCGGGTCGACGTGACGCCGGAGGAGGTGACGTACTCGCTGCGCAACGGCGGCGGGGCGGCCCGGCTGGAGCTGGTGCACCACGGCAAGGAGATCGAGGTGACGCAGGTCAAGCCGGTTACCGTACCGATCCCGGAGGCGCCGCCGATCGGCGCCGCGCCGCGCCAGCCCGCGGGCCGCGCGCCGGTGCGCCGGGTCGGCGCCGGCGGCTGA
- a CDS encoding ABC transporter ATP-binding protein produces the protein MSTVALKDVTKVWPGGTLAVDRVSMDVNDGEFLVLLGPSGCGKSTVLRMIAGLEDPTAGEILLNGAPVMDVPPRDRSIAMVFQDFALYPHMTVGDNIGFPLKLSGVDPAPRMERVGDVASALGIAEVLGRKPGQLSGGQRQRVAMGRAIVRRPGLFLMDEPLSNLDSGLRAELRAEITGLTRELGVTTMYVTHDQAEALTMADRVAIMRRGVLQDIGTPTEVYGRPATLYVAAFLGAPRMNLLEAQVYVHLDRYVTLNFGEQALYLPWTDIRARAVARYHGERIVVGVRAEALTPVSPDTQGDVLHGRIRFLEHHGHESLAFLDIGATAIVVDELGGKAPQQAVPGGALRRVGSALQRLTGRGERSAVATLEPAQRTSVLNDPGRHHRRPAELAVRLAPYPAVSPGHPLSVAVRMDALHFFDDRGDRIDIGWR, from the coding sequence GTGTCGACCGTCGCGCTCAAGGACGTCACCAAGGTCTGGCCCGGCGGCACCCTGGCCGTCGACAGGGTCAGCATGGACGTGAACGACGGCGAGTTCCTCGTGCTGCTGGGTCCCTCCGGGTGCGGCAAGTCCACGGTCCTGCGCATGATCGCCGGGCTGGAGGACCCCACCGCGGGCGAGATCCTGCTCAACGGCGCGCCGGTCATGGACGTGCCGCCGCGCGACCGCAGCATCGCGATGGTGTTCCAGGACTTCGCGCTGTACCCGCACATGACGGTCGGCGACAACATCGGCTTCCCGCTCAAGCTCTCCGGGGTAGACCCGGCGCCCCGGATGGAACGCGTCGGCGACGTGGCCAGCGCGCTCGGCATCGCCGAGGTGCTCGGGCGTAAGCCGGGCCAGCTCTCCGGCGGCCAGCGCCAGCGGGTCGCGATGGGCCGCGCGATCGTGCGCCGCCCCGGCCTGTTCCTCATGGACGAGCCGCTGTCCAACCTGGACAGCGGCCTGCGCGCCGAGCTGCGGGCCGAGATCACCGGCCTGACCCGCGAGCTGGGCGTCACCACCATGTACGTGACGCACGACCAGGCCGAGGCGCTGACCATGGCCGACCGCGTCGCGATCATGCGCCGCGGCGTGCTGCAGGACATCGGGACCCCCACCGAGGTGTACGGCCGCCCCGCCACCCTGTACGTCGCCGCCTTCCTCGGTGCCCCCCGGATGAACCTGCTGGAAGCCCAGGTGTACGTGCACCTCGACCGGTACGTCACGCTGAACTTCGGGGAGCAGGCCCTGTACCTGCCGTGGACCGACATCCGGGCCCGGGCGGTCGCGCGCTACCACGGCGAGCGCATCGTGGTGGGCGTGCGGGCCGAGGCGCTCACCCCGGTCTCGCCGGACACCCAGGGCGACGTGCTGCACGGCCGGATCCGCTTCCTGGAGCACCACGGGCACGAGTCGCTGGCGTTCCTGGACATCGGCGCCACCGCGATCGTCGTCGACGAGCTGGGCGGGAAGGCGCCGCAGCAGGCCGTGCCGGGCGGGGCGCTGCGCCGCGTCGGGAGCGCGCTGCAGCGCCTGACCGGGCGCGGTGAGCGCTCGGCGGTGGCCACGCTCGAACCCGCTCAGCGCACCAGCGTGCTGAACGACCCCGGACGCCATCACCGGCGTCCGGCGGAGCTGGCGGTGCGGCTGGCGCCGTACCCCGCCGTGTCGCCGGGGCACCCGCTGTCGGTCGCCGTACGCATGGACGCGCTGCACTTCTTCGACGACCGCGGGGACCGCATCGACATCGGTTGGCGCTGA
- a CDS encoding acyl-CoA dehydrogenase family protein, translated as MAVSAFDLLDLDSLLTDEERDVRALVRRVADDRVRPYVADWYERGEVPVRDLALEFGKLGLLGMHLKGYGCAGSSAVAYGLACLEMEAADSGVRSLISVQGSLAMYAIWRYGSEEQKQCWLPGMAAGELIGCFGLTEPDHGSDPAAMATRARRDGADWILTGGKMWITNAPVADVAVIWARAEEGVVGFAVPTDTPGFAAREVRHKMSLRASATGEITLDEVRLPEAARLPDARGLKAPLSCLTEARFGIVWGSLGAARDCLDTAIAYAGSREQFGRPIAGFQLTQAKFADMALELQKGYLLAMHLGRRHDAVGLRPEQVSAGKLNNVREAIAIARQCRTILGANGVSGEYPIMRHANNLESVLTYEGTSEIHQLVLGQQLTGLSAFAG; from the coding sequence ATGGCCGTTTCCGCGTTCGACCTCCTCGACCTCGACTCCCTGCTGACCGACGAGGAGCGCGACGTGCGCGCGCTCGTGCGCCGGGTCGCCGACGACCGGGTCCGCCCGTACGTGGCCGACTGGTACGAGCGCGGCGAGGTCCCCGTCCGTGACCTGGCCCTGGAGTTCGGCAAGCTGGGCCTGCTCGGCATGCACCTGAAGGGGTACGGCTGCGCCGGCTCCTCCGCGGTCGCGTACGGGCTGGCCTGCCTGGAGATGGAGGCGGCGGACTCCGGGGTCCGCTCGCTGATCTCGGTGCAGGGCTCCCTGGCCATGTACGCCATCTGGCGCTACGGCTCCGAGGAGCAGAAGCAGTGCTGGCTGCCGGGGATGGCCGCGGGCGAGCTGATCGGCTGCTTCGGCCTGACCGAGCCGGACCACGGCTCCGACCCGGCCGCCATGGCCACCCGGGCCCGCCGGGACGGCGCGGACTGGATCCTCACCGGCGGCAAGATGTGGATCACCAACGCTCCCGTCGCGGACGTGGCGGTGATCTGGGCCCGCGCCGAGGAAGGGGTGGTCGGGTTCGCGGTGCCGACCGACACCCCCGGCTTCGCGGCCCGCGAGGTGCGGCACAAGATGTCGCTGCGCGCCTCGGCCACCGGCGAGATCACCCTGGACGAGGTCCGGCTGCCCGAGGCGGCCCGGCTGCCCGACGCGCGCGGGCTCAAGGCCCCGCTGTCCTGCCTGACCGAGGCCCGGTTCGGCATCGTGTGGGGCTCGCTCGGCGCGGCCCGCGACTGCCTGGACACCGCGATCGCGTACGCGGGCAGCCGGGAGCAGTTCGGCCGCCCGATCGCGGGCTTCCAGCTGACCCAGGCGAAGTTCGCGGACATGGCTCTGGAACTGCAGAAAGGCTACCTGCTGGCGATGCACCTGGGCCGCCGGCACGACGCGGTGGGACTGCGCCCGGAGCAGGTCAGCGCGGGCAAGCTGAACAACGTCCGCGAGGCCATCGCGATCGCCCGGCAGTGCCGCACGATCCTGGGCGCGAACGGCGTCAGCGGCGAGTACCCGATCATGCGGCACGCGAACAACCTGGAGAGCGTGCTGACCTACGAGGGCACCTCGGAGATCCACCAGCTCGTGCTGGGCCAGCAGCTGACCGGGCTGAGCGCGTTCGCGGGCTGA
- a CDS encoding nitroreductase family protein: MDFDEVVRRRRMVRTYDPDRAVPPELVDKIVKHALRAPSAGFSQGWGFLVLTKAEDRARYWQVTTEGHLGDAPADEGWHGSWLDRMRAATLIVIPLSNKSAYLERYAQPDKGWTDRDESHWPAPYWHIDTGFAALLMHLTAVNEGLGSCFIGLPAARVEAFKEAFGVPPEFSPIGALTVGYQLPDKRSPSLRRGHRPVDDVVHHGRWAG, from the coding sequence GTGGATTTCGACGAGGTGGTCCGCAGGCGGCGGATGGTGCGTACCTACGACCCGGACCGGGCGGTCCCGCCGGAGCTGGTCGACAAGATTGTCAAGCACGCGCTGCGGGCGCCGTCGGCCGGGTTCTCCCAGGGCTGGGGCTTCCTGGTGCTGACCAAGGCCGAGGACCGGGCCAGGTACTGGCAGGTGACCACGGAGGGCCATCTCGGCGACGCCCCGGCCGACGAGGGCTGGCACGGCTCGTGGCTGGACCGGATGCGGGCGGCCACCCTGATCGTCATCCCGTTGTCCAACAAGTCCGCCTACCTGGAGCGCTACGCCCAGCCGGACAAGGGCTGGACGGACCGGGACGAGTCGCACTGGCCCGCGCCGTACTGGCACATCGACACCGGCTTCGCGGCGCTGCTGATGCACCTGACCGCGGTGAACGAGGGGCTGGGCTCCTGCTTCATCGGTCTGCCCGCCGCCCGGGTCGAGGCGTTCAAGGAGGCGTTCGGGGTGCCGCCCGAATTCAGCCCCATCGGGGCGCTCACGGTGGGTTACCAGCTACCCGACAAGAGGTCCCCGTCACTGCGCAGGGGGCATCGCCCGGTGGACGATGTGGTGCATCATGGCCGGTGGGCTGGGTAA
- a CDS encoding beta-phosphoglucomutase family hydrolase, which translates to MLGLPPHVTACLFDLDGVLTQTALVHNAAWKQTFDAFLRDWSADHGQEFVPFDEGTDYHRYVDGRQRADGVRTFLASRGITLPEGTPDDGPDAATVNGLGNRKNLLVLQKIKEGAVQVYPGSVDYLNAARSAGLRRAVVSASANCKDVLEAAGIADLLEARVDGVTAREHQLPGKPAPDTFQYAAKLLDTPPEHCAVFEDAQAGVAAGRAGGFGIVVGVDRVGQAQALLDHGADIVVQDLSELLTR; encoded by the coding sequence GTGCTCGGACTTCCACCTCATGTCACCGCCTGCCTGTTCGACCTTGACGGCGTTCTGACCCAGACCGCGCTGGTACACAACGCCGCCTGGAAGCAGACCTTCGACGCGTTCCTGCGCGACTGGTCCGCCGACCACGGGCAGGAATTCGTACCGTTCGACGAGGGCACCGACTACCACCGTTACGTCGACGGGCGGCAGCGTGCCGACGGCGTGCGTACATTTCTCGCCTCCCGGGGTATCACTCTTCCCGAGGGCACTCCCGACGACGGTCCCGACGCAGCGACCGTCAACGGTCTCGGCAACCGCAAGAACCTGCTGGTCCTGCAGAAGATCAAAGAGGGGGCGGTGCAGGTCTACCCCGGCTCGGTGGACTACCTGAACGCCGCGAGGTCGGCCGGCCTGCGCCGCGCCGTCGTCTCGGCCAGCGCCAACTGCAAGGACGTGCTGGAGGCCGCCGGCATCGCCGACCTCCTGGAGGCGCGCGTGGACGGCGTCACCGCCCGCGAGCACCAGCTGCCCGGCAAGCCCGCCCCGGACACCTTCCAGTACGCCGCAAAGCTGCTTGACACGCCACCCGAACATTGCGCAGTGTTCGAGGATGCCCAGGCCGGGGTTGCGGCCGGGCGCGCGGGCGGCTTCGGCATCGTCGTCGGAGTCGACCGGGTGGGCCAGGCCCAGGCGCTGCTCGACCACGGCGCCGACATCGTCGTACAAGATCTTTCCGAGCTGCTCACGCGATAG
- a CDS encoding ATP-binding protein: MEERSGSCASQETLRPAAGRQDPDAGTAASPTSAGPVLLDRTFGRDDITTVRHEVTDRLTAAGFAGDRLHGFVLAVNEVITNVVLHAGGHGRIVVWVTAGSAWCTVTDSGPGIPERFLGRPGVPEAFEVGGRGIWLAHQLCDEVTVATGPIGTTIGLRICLGPAHRP; encoded by the coding sequence GTGGAGGAGAGAAGTGGCTCGTGCGCGAGCCAGGAGACGCTGCGTCCGGCTGCCGGCAGGCAGGATCCGGACGCGGGTACGGCTGCGTCGCCCACCTCCGCGGGGCCGGTGCTGCTCGACCGCACGTTCGGCCGCGACGACATCACCACGGTCCGGCACGAGGTGACCGACCGCCTCACGGCGGCCGGTTTCGCGGGTGACCGCCTGCACGGCTTCGTGCTGGCGGTCAACGAGGTGATCACCAACGTCGTGCTGCACGCCGGCGGTCACGGACGCATCGTCGTCTGGGTGACCGCCGGCTCGGCGTGGTGCACCGTGACCGACTCCGGGCCGGGCATTCCGGAGCGCTTCCTCGGCCGTCCCGGTGTGCCGGAGGCGTTCGAGGTCGGCGGGCGGGGCATCTGGCTGGCACACCAGTTGTGCGACGAGGTCACGGTCGCCACCGGCCCGATCGGCACCACCATCGGGCTGCGGATCTGCCTGGGTCCAGCTCACCGGCCCTGA
- a CDS encoding DUF5941 domain-containing protein, translating to MTQAVLCGSTGNDLDPDSAARLADSLTAALLEAGATVLVSPASAEDVPAQLRHLAELATEHSPDGGGDGQRLIVVADDLVAHHSLLWTLATEPAGRSTALVAPAEHGDLREDRGRLVAAPDGEGTVRFLGALCVAPADLPLLASAANRAAEAADEGSDAGSGVATGVRNAVDALLPALLDAGLVPVATRVRLLRAARVGTDAELSAARAEVAAVDEDAARLREAVKERDDFFTTYAVSSWSPLVTRACARLGLTPTAVTWLSVLFAVGAALAFWQASRPAMIAGAVLLYLGFVLDCVDGQLARYTRSFGAFGGWLDTMADRAKEYVVYAGLAAGAERIGLPYAWPLAIAAIVLQTVRHMTDAWYGALHDEAAARGGGAAAGGAGGVGARLSRASNRVQADTGSPAYWLKRIVVFPIGERWALIAVLAAATNGRVALAGVLAWGALAFAYTLGLRSLRALSMRVAVLDRPDRARHRDDGPLVRHVLARAGWPAPLALAAAAALVPAVLIAVLLVAAPPGGAARIALAVAALLVLGAGLAARAPHDGPLDWLVPAALRAAEYLTVVAVSLVGDVPTPVTYALLFALAVRHYDVTARMEKAAPVAAATGAVLGWDGRVLLLAAAGVAGLATDAEAVLALWVAGAVVVQAAVDRRAARS from the coding sequence GTGACGCAGGCCGTGCTCTGCGGCAGCACCGGCAACGATCTCGACCCGGACTCGGCCGCCCGGCTCGCCGACAGCCTGACCGCCGCGCTGCTCGAGGCCGGGGCCACCGTGCTGGTGTCCCCCGCGAGCGCCGAGGACGTGCCGGCCCAGTTGCGCCACCTCGCCGAGCTCGCGACCGAGCACAGCCCGGACGGCGGCGGCGACGGTCAGCGCCTGATCGTGGTCGCGGACGACCTCGTCGCCCACCACAGTCTGCTGTGGACGCTGGCGACCGAGCCTGCCGGGCGCAGCACCGCCCTGGTGGCTCCGGCCGAGCACGGCGACCTGCGCGAGGATCGCGGCCGCCTGGTGGCCGCCCCGGACGGCGAGGGCACGGTCCGGTTCCTCGGCGCGCTCTGCGTGGCCCCGGCCGACCTGCCGCTGCTGGCGTCGGCCGCGAACCGGGCCGCCGAGGCCGCCGACGAGGGTTCCGACGCCGGGAGCGGGGTGGCCACCGGCGTCCGCAACGCCGTGGACGCGCTGCTGCCCGCCCTGCTGGACGCCGGGCTGGTGCCGGTCGCCACCCGGGTGCGGCTGCTGCGCGCCGCCCGGGTCGGCACGGACGCCGAGCTGAGCGCCGCGCGCGCCGAGGTGGCCGCGGTGGACGAGGACGCGGCCCGGCTGCGGGAGGCGGTCAAGGAACGCGACGACTTCTTCACCACGTACGCGGTGAGCAGCTGGTCGCCGCTGGTCACCCGGGCGTGTGCCCGGCTCGGTCTGACCCCGACCGCGGTGACGTGGCTGTCTGTGCTGTTCGCGGTGGGCGCCGCGCTGGCGTTCTGGCAGGCGTCGCGGCCCGCCATGATCGCCGGGGCGGTGCTGCTGTACCTCGGCTTCGTGCTGGACTGCGTGGACGGGCAGCTGGCCCGCTACACCCGCAGCTTCGGCGCGTTCGGCGGCTGGCTGGACACGATGGCCGACCGGGCCAAGGAGTACGTGGTCTACGCCGGTCTGGCCGCCGGGGCGGAACGCATCGGGCTGCCGTACGCGTGGCCGCTGGCGATCGCGGCGATCGTGCTGCAGACGGTCCGGCACATGACCGACGCCTGGTACGGGGCGCTGCACGACGAGGCGGCCGCCCGGGGCGGCGGTGCCGCGGCGGGCGGCGCGGGCGGGGTCGGCGCGCGGCTGAGCCGGGCCTCCAACCGGGTGCAGGCGGACACGGGCTCGCCGGCGTACTGGCTGAAGCGGATCGTGGTGTTCCCGATCGGCGAGCGGTGGGCGCTGATCGCGGTGCTGGCGGCAGCGACGAACGGTCGGGTGGCGCTGGCCGGGGTGCTGGCGTGGGGAGCGCTGGCGTTCGCGTACACCTTGGGGCTGCGCTCGTTGCGGGCGCTGTCGATGCGCGTCGCCGTGCTGGACCGGCCGGACCGGGCGCGGCACCGCGACGACGGCCCGCTGGTGCGGCACGTCCTCGCGCGGGCGGGCTGGCCCGCTCCGCTGGCGCTCGCCGCGGCGGCCGCGCTGGTGCCGGCGGTGCTGATCGCGGTGCTGCTCGTCGCCGCGCCGCCGGGCGGCGCGGCCCGGATCGCGCTGGCGGTCGCGGCGTTGCTCGTGCTGGGCGCCGGGCTGGCGGCCCGGGCGCCGCACGACGGGCCGCTCGACTGGCTGGTGCCCGCCGCGCTGCGTGCGGCCGAGTATCTGACCGTGGTCGCGGTCTCGCTGGTCGGCGACGTGCCCACGCCGGTCACCTACGCGCTGTTGTTCGCGCTGGCGGTGCGGCACTACGACGTCACGGCGCGGATGGAGAAGGCGGCACCCGTGGCCGCGGCGACCGGCGCGGTGCTCGGCTGGGACGGCCGGGTGCTGCTGCTGGCGGCGGCCGGTGTGGCGGGCCTGGCGACGGACGCCGAGGCGGTGCTGGCGCTGTGGGTGGCGGGTGCGGTGGTGGTGCAGGCGGCGGTGGATCGCCGGGCCGCGCGTTCGTAA
- a CDS encoding type II toxin-antitoxin system VapB family antitoxin, protein MIFKAVRDGAPYPDHHTTLKMWAEIPPRPIRLADLITTKRELALDKLLAEDSTFYGDLFPHVVEYQGALYLEDGLHRALRAALQQRNQIHARVLVL, encoded by the coding sequence GTGATCTTCAAAGCGGTGCGGGACGGTGCCCCGTATCCCGACCACCACACCACGCTGAAGATGTGGGCGGAGATCCCGCCGCGTCCGATCCGGCTGGCCGACCTCATCACCACCAAACGTGAGCTGGCGCTCGACAAGCTGCTGGCCGAGGACTCGACCTTCTACGGCGACCTCTTCCCGCACGTGGTGGAGTATCAGGGCGCCCTCTACCTGGAGGACGGCCTGCACCGGGCGTTGCGTGCGGCCCTGCAGCAGCGCAACCAGATTCACGCCCGGGTCCTGGTCCTCTAA
- a CDS encoding DUF4230 domain-containing protein has protein sequence MAERRDIDDPTKEYPAYEPGRAEPRGPDQARPTGAGPDPAEPGPGVAGPTGSGAAWPDPPVGRSGLARLLIFTGAVFAVLVAACLGLRAVNVLPSFDNPFSDRTTDRSQPVLLQSMRDLSRYVAADGTFQVIVDLQEHRENVPDFLLNQRTLFVGSGTVEAYVDFGTLGGDAVTVDNAAKSVRVTLPAPQLAPAALDLERSYVVAQERGLLNRIGDAFREDPDAQHRVYAEAQRRITEAAQGSGLDRRARENAEKMLTSLFGRLGYTSVTVTFANP, from the coding sequence ATGGCCGAGCGCCGCGACATCGACGACCCGACCAAGGAATATCCCGCATACGAGCCGGGCCGCGCCGAGCCGCGTGGCCCGGATCAGGCCCGCCCCACCGGCGCCGGGCCGGACCCGGCCGAGCCAGGGCCGGGCGTTGCTGGGCCCACCGGGTCCGGCGCCGCCTGGCCCGACCCCCCGGTGGGGCGGTCCGGCCTCGCCCGGCTGCTGATCTTCACGGGCGCGGTGTTCGCCGTGCTGGTCGCGGCCTGCCTGGGCCTGCGGGCGGTGAACGTGCTGCCGAGCTTCGACAACCCGTTCTCGGACCGGACGACCGACCGCAGCCAGCCGGTGCTGCTGCAGTCGATGCGCGATCTGAGCCGGTACGTGGCCGCCGACGGCACCTTCCAGGTCATCGTGGACCTGCAGGAGCACCGGGAGAACGTCCCAGACTTCCTGCTGAACCAGCGCACCCTGTTCGTCGGCTCCGGCACGGTCGAGGCGTACGTCGACTTCGGCACCCTCGGCGGCGACGCGGTCACGGTCGACAACGCCGCCAAGTCCGTCCGTGTCACGCTGCCCGCCCCGCAACTGGCACCGGCCGCCCTCGACCTGGAGCGCAGCTACGTGGTGGCGCAGGAGCGGGGCCTGCTCAACCGGATCGGCGACGCGTTCCGCGAGGACCCGGACGCCCAGCACCGCGTGTACGCCGAGGCGCAGCGACGGATCACCGAGGCCGCCCAGGGCAGCGGGCTGGACCGGCGCGCCCGGGAGAACGCCGAGAAGATGCTGACCAGCCTGTTCGGCCGCCTCGGGTACACCTCGGTCACCGTGACGTTCGCGAATCCCTGA
- a CDS encoding PspC domain-containing protein, whose product MNRLTRPRNDRWIAGVCSGLARRFGVSPSLVRLAFVLSCLLPGPQFLIYLVLWVLMPNE is encoded by the coding sequence ATGAACCGCCTGACCCGGCCCCGCAACGACCGGTGGATCGCCGGGGTCTGCTCCGGCCTGGCCCGTCGCTTCGGCGTCTCGCCCAGCCTGGTCCGCCTGGCCTTCGTCCTGTCCTGCCTGCTGCCCGGCCCACAGTTCCTGATCTACCTGGTGCTCTGGGTGCTGATGCCCAACGAGTGA